Part of the Coregonus clupeaformis isolate EN_2021a chromosome 8, ASM2061545v1, whole genome shotgun sequence genome, CAATTTACATTCCCCACCCATTTACTTCCGGTTAGCTGACGCTGTGCCAATTACACAATCATTTACCTGCAACAGAATAAATAAAACAGTTAAAATATGCCATTGTTATTCAGATAAACAAAATATGCACAGCATTATCTTCCAGagttgtataaaaaaaaaaaaaaataaaaaaagtgttagaACACTGACCTTGCAGGCAAACCGTAGAGAGTTCAGGGTCTCCGCGAAGCTGTCAGCCTCTGGGGCAATGTTGACAAACATCAAGCtagaaggagaagagaaagacAATATTACATATGGCGAAGTACTTTGCCTTGCTAATTATCACAACCACAAACTTAAAAATAACCGTCCACAAAAAAACATAAAAGACGAATCTGCTCACAAGTCCCATTCTAACTCAGCTCATAATCAACTTCAACTTACGTCTTGCTGTTTCCTCCGAGGCAGCTTTGGAGGAGGTACGTCAGCTTTGAGTTTCTGTACGGGATAAAGCTCTCCTGGAACACAGACAAAGAGTGGGAGGGTAAGCAAACGCAATCAAGCTATAACTTACAAAGCACTCGTGACTCCATAAGCAAGCCACCAGCCTAGGAGGCATTGGGCTGTAAACATATACCTTATTGGCCAGGGCGGCGATAACAATCCCAAGGTTGGTCAAGGAGCAGTTGATGGCTGTCATCTCCTTGAAGCGGTCCCCTTGGGATTGGCTCTTCTGCACCCGCTCGCTGCCAGCCAGGTCCACCAAACACAGAGAggctgcagacagacacagaaacagtCAGGATTCTCATACCAGAATGCAATCAGACAACAGGATTATTATTTGTTCTCATTTAAGATCTCAGCCTTTGTGTAGTTGCAGATGTACAAAACGCAGACAACCAGTGAACACGTTTACATTTGCACTTGACGTCTCTCCCAGAGTTCTCGCCCTCAATGTCGAGCTGGAACACAGAGTGCGAGCGGGAGGAGTGGTCGTTAATGTTGGTCCGGGCTGTGGATCGGTTCTGGTTGGCCAGTGCGATCAGGTTGCAGACCTGGATGGACAATTGGTCAAAATGGACACATTAGATTAGCCTATTGAATAGGGGATACTTTATTGCAGTGATTTGAACCTCCACTACAGGTTTATCAGAGAACTGCTCTACCTCCCATGTTCGACATGTAGGACACTTCAAATCCTAAATGGGCAAAACAAATAGGACACTTTGAATCATAACCACTATTGaggtaattatatattttttgaatacagtgccttcggaaagtattcagaccccttgactttttcgttacgttacagccttatcctataatggattaaataaaacattttcctcaatctccacacaataccccataatgacaaagcgaaaacaggtttttataaatgtttgcacatttataaaaaatgaaaaacagaaataccttatttacataagtattcagaccttttgctatgagacttgaaattgagcttagctgcatcctgtttccattgatcatccttgagatgtttctacaacttgattggagtccacctgtggtaaattcaattgattggacatgatttggaaaggcacacacctgtctatataaggtcccacagacaggattgtgtggaggcacaaatctggggaagggtaccaaaaaatgtctgctgcgttgaaggtccacaagaacagtggcctccatcattcttaaatggaagaagtttggaaccaccaagactcttactagagctggctgcccggccaaactgagcaatcggtggagaagggccttggtcagggaggtgaccaagaaccagacggtcagctgtgcagcaacgctccccatccaacctgatagagctagagaggatctgcagagaagaatgggagaaactccccaaatacagatgagccaagcttgtagcgtcatacccaagaagactcattgctgtaatcgctgccaaaaggtgcttcaacaaagtactgagtaaagggtctgaatacaaaaatgtctaaaaaccagtttttgctttgtcattatggggtattgtgtgtagattgatgaggaaaaaaacgatttaatcaattttagaataaggctgtaacgtaacaaaatgtgggaaaagtcaaggggtctgaatactttccgaaggcactgtatatgttcttgtcccatacaccagataggtgcagtgaaatgttatTTTTACAGGGTTAGCAATGGCATATAGTACAGCACCCCTGCAGCAATACTGGTATGCATTTGTACACAGTAGTGATGTGCAGTTTTAACTACTTTTTACTGGCTTGAGAGTCATGATTTTTTTTTCTGACTGACTCGTCAATTTTAGTCTTTAGTTTGACCTGCTAGTGCTGGCCGCAGTGACTCCTACAGCAGGATTAATACACCCTCCTCCGGCTCAGAGGCTCAAGACTCACTCCGACCACCAACTAACAGTCTGTCATATGCGCGCATGAAAATAGATGAGCATAGAGAAGAGaaatacatgtttagaactgataattgatcGCATGGTGCAAGGATGACTGCgattaattgattattgaatgttatgGACACAGCTCTGTTAAACTCGAACCCTTTGAGGGGCTGCAGATTGCGAATGACTGTGCCCATCtccttgcctggctacccagactccttacACCAGTCAAATGCTacgccacgcccacggacgttaCTTTCTTCTCGGCATTGTGAGATGCATATAGCGAATGACAGAGCAGCAGAATAATTTAGTGTGAGTCGTGAGGCTACTTTTCACAAGCAATGCATTCTGCCAAGAGTGgttcacaatctagtccggtTGCGGCCAAAACAAGACCGCGTTTCAAATGTATCAAGAAATAATCatatttgtatgcctagcaatcaacaaatgtacattgtttaatGCACACACAAGtcagtcacaaatgacagctccaataagctCCATATGGTGAACGACATATGAACGAGAAGCTCGTAGAATCATGACTCTTTCGAGTTCAGGTCATCATTCGCTATTGGTTATTTTTACTGAACGATTCGAAATATATATATAGTCTACCTTTACAtctaaaatgtacaaataaaataaatctaaCAGTGAAATTTAGGCTAATATGAGTGTTGAAATGCCCACCTCATCTTCAGAGTTGACCTTCTGGTAGGTCAGATTGGTGACGGTGACCTCATTGTTGGCACTTTTGCGAATCTCGTGCTCCGGTCTCTTGTTGGCCTTGCCAGTGTAGAGGAGATCACGCAGAGTTTCGTTGTAGATCTCAACAAAACTGGCAGTAAATGTAAACTGGAAAAAAGAAACCAGAATCCAGTCAAAAGGGTTACATGTTGCAAGTACCATGCATTTAACACCAGCTTCAACTCATTCGACTTAAACGGGAAATACATAATCTGATCTAAAAAACAGAAACACATTGATACAGTAAACGTCAAATAAACAAGTTCAAATTCCGTTCACTGTAATAGAACTGTTCAGCTGAAGGGACAGCTACCACGCAGTCGGCTGAAAACCAATGGTATCATTATTACCTGCCATCCCTGCTCCCGCAGTGTCTTGGAGGTCTGAAAGATCTGCTGCACGGCCCGGGGGATGACCCCACGCATGTCCTCCATCTCGCCCCCCTCCATGGTGTAGGTTTTGCCACTGCCCGTCTGGCCGTAGGCGAAGCAGCAGACGTTGTAGCCATCCAGGGCTGACTGCACCAGGAGGGAAATCTCCTCAAACACATCCTGTTGCGGGGTGGAGGGCCCAAACACCCGGTCAAAGCTGAAGTTGTAGCTCTTTTGGATGTCTCCGGAGCGCCCTATGTGAGACTACATGGGAATGGGGGAGTGATAGGATTTTCTTCCTGCAATTTCTGACACTTGTAAAGCAAGATTAGAGGACCACACTGAAAAACATACAATtaccaaaaaatatattatatagtgACTTATTTCAAGATTACGCTTTAGGTGTGTCATTGTTACCTCTTCAGTCTTGGCCAGTGTGAGAGCCTTGTTATCGTGGGCCGGGAGCTGAATATGGTCAATCTGCCCGCCGGTCTGCAGGGGGCGCACTCTGCAGAACACCCTGATGTTTCCCTATAGAAATAAGAGAGCGGTCAGAGTCTTGTTAGTTTGAGAAGAGCATTGCAACTTTTTGTTCCTGTTTTGAGCTGCAATGGACAGGGGCCTATCTAACGagaacatacagtatgtttgaaGCAGAAATATAAGAAAGAAAAAACGAATTCAATAGGCTCAGGAGAATTTAATTGTATGCAATCCTATCTTCAGGGCATTGAGCATTCGCCCTACTGAATGACCCACTTGACTTGCCTTTAGTTCTTGGATTGCGTTGTGGAGCCCCCGGCGCTCCATCTCTCCACAGTGAATTACGTCTGTCTGGCGGGCCACAGTCTCCTCCAAGTTGCAGACCGTGTCCTGGGTCTCCCTCAGTGTGGTCTGGCAACGGGAGAAAGTGGAGCCCTGCACAGAGAGCTGGGTCTGGTAGAAAGAGAGAAGTCAGACACTGATCCACCAGATGCACATTAAAAAAATATTGGGCTGCAACAGGGGTTCTGTCGAAGAAACATAATGGCAATGGGTTTTAATGAGGC contains:
- the LOC121571571 gene encoding carboxy-terminal kinesin 2 isoform X2; translated protein: MNKESTSRLPVMSGKRVLSSSQESINSDQQPVQKKMRRVDSDPKMRQAANAMGTKRPPPPKRAVAKLIQPTGAATVAAAPSRGFQKPNASVAKAAPTAAVGGSRRPAWDLKGKVTDMEGKISNYQSKVKTVAQENESLKESVAKGRQKEAQMTSEIQELHTQLSHYEQELATLSGVKEQLTIVSSEKASLEKTLCNLTEEHKVLLGFRKSLEAELHNVQTQLSVQGSTFSRCQTTLRETQDTVCNLEETVARQTDVIHCGEMERRGLHNAIQELKGNIRVFCRVRPLQTGGQIDHIQLPAHDNKALTLAKTEESHIGRSGDIQKSYNFSFDRVFGPSTPQQDVFEEISLLVQSALDGYNVCCFAYGQTGSGKTYTMEGGEMEDMRGVIPRAVQQIFQTSKTLREQGWQFTFTASFVEIYNETLRDLLYTGKANKRPEHEIRKSANNEVTVTNLTYQKVNSEDEVCNLIALANQNRSTARTNINDHSSRSHSVFQLDIEGENSGRDVKCKSSLCLVDLAGSERVQKSQSQGDRFKEMTAINCSLTNLGIVIAALANKESFIPYRNSKLTYLLQSCLGGNSKTLMFVNIAPEADSFAETLNSLRFACKVNDCVIGTASANRK
- the LOC121571571 gene encoding carboxy-terminal kinesin 2 isoform X1, yielding MNKESTSRLPVMSGKRVLSSSQESINSDQQPVQKKMRRVDSDPKMRQAANAMGTKRPPPPKRAVAAKLIQPTGAATVAAAPSRGFQKPNASVAKAAPTAAVGGSRRPAWDLKGKVTDMEGKISNYQSKVKTVAQENESLKESVAKGRQKEAQMTSEIQELHTQLSHYEQELATLSGVKEQLTIVSSEKASLEKTLCNLTEEHKVLLGFRKSLEAELHNVQTQLSVQGSTFSRCQTTLRETQDTVCNLEETVARQTDVIHCGEMERRGLHNAIQELKGNIRVFCRVRPLQTGGQIDHIQLPAHDNKALTLAKTEESHIGRSGDIQKSYNFSFDRVFGPSTPQQDVFEEISLLVQSALDGYNVCCFAYGQTGSGKTYTMEGGEMEDMRGVIPRAVQQIFQTSKTLREQGWQFTFTASFVEIYNETLRDLLYTGKANKRPEHEIRKSANNEVTVTNLTYQKVNSEDEVCNLIALANQNRSTARTNINDHSSRSHSVFQLDIEGENSGRDVKCKSSLCLVDLAGSERVQKSQSQGDRFKEMTAINCSLTNLGIVIAALANKESFIPYRNSKLTYLLQSCLGGNSKTLMFVNIAPEADSFAETLNSLRFACKVNDCVIGTASANRK